Proteins encoded together in one Rutidosis leptorrhynchoides isolate AG116_Rl617_1_P2 unplaced genomic scaffold, CSIRO_AGI_Rlap_v1 contig252, whole genome shotgun sequence window:
- the LOC139882277 gene encoding uncharacterized protein gives MLLTQSLSMLSSTTTTSPIATTTTTTTASSMAIFTTTFSDHHLHQPPITSIRYDWNEKQKKKHSSTRSLRTRTTISNQLTKDSSPLKIYQEVLNAARKKFTQEISFQSKDKDISLARALLHIAAEDVAFLGFNREKDAFSLHNEMRNTTTKADTQEWNCVEQMPLDGKTISEWLHELDTIAKEVEVELVSRDIGCHLVEVLEAVNVVLFELRGLKRSPVLVDSKHSYLHSALSSGCGTAILLSVIYIEVCQRLGLTIVGSRVGEDFLIWPQTGYPEELFKVTSGHSLFAIVNGGCVEDPRSMASDLTGNSLLGLEIASKRDIIGIALANLIRVHWKRASRSNHGLMLTSPLRHVHRSNNNSTLDEIGNANVPLLRPQELRLAIMASERLLILQPHNWALRRDHGMMLYYSREYGKAVQELSICMAFAPEEEAEVLEPFVEKLHLMRLESSWKSFGHASPMAVP, from the exons ATGTTGTTGACTCAATCATTATCCATGCTTAGCTCAACGACAACAACCTCCCCAAtagcgacgacgacgacgacgacgactgcATCTTCCATGGCAATCTTCACCACCACTTTCTctgatcatcatcttcatcagcCACCCATTACTTCTATCAG GTATGATTGGAATGAGAAGCAGAAGAAGAAGCACAGCTCGACTAGGAGCCTTCGGACTAGGACAACTATATCCAATCAGCTTACCAAAGATTCGTCTCCTCTCAAAATTTACCAGGAG GTCCTAAATGCTGCAAGGAAGAAATTCACTCAAGAGATTTCCTTTCAATCCAAGGACAAAGACATCTCTCTAGCTAGG GCTTTGCTACATATAGCAGCTGAAGATGTGGCTTTCTTGGGTTTTAATAGAGAAAAGGATGCTTTTTCTCTACATAACGAAATGAGGAATACCACAACCAAAGCTGATACCCAAGAATGGAACTGTGTGGAGCAAATGCCTTTAGATGGAAAGACAATATCTGAGTGGCTGCATGAGTTGGACACAATTGCCAAAGAAGTTGAAGTTGAACTAGTTTCAAGAGATATAGGCTGTCATTTGGTTGAAGTTTTGGAGGCTGTGAATGTGGTTCTTTTTGAGTTGAGAGGCTTGAAAAGGTCCCCTGTTCTAGTAGATTCAAAGCATTCCTACTTGCACTCGGCTCTCAGCTCTGGGTGTGGCA CAGCAATCTTGCTTAGTGTAATTTACATTGAAGTTTGTCAACGACTTGGGCTGACCATCGTGGGATCTCGAGTTGGGGAAGATTTTTTGATATGGCCCCAAACGGGGTACCCAGAG GAGCTTTTCAAGGTAACTTCCGGGCACAGCTTATTTGCAATTGTAAATGGAGGGTGTGTGGAGGACCCTAGATCAATGGCGTCGGACCTAACTGGAAATTCACTCTTAGGACTTGAGATAGCCTCAAAACGAGACATTATTGGCATTGCTCTGGCTAATTTGATT AGGGTTCATTGGAAGCGTGCATCTAGATCAAACCACGGTTTGATGCTGACTTCTCCTCTTAGACATGTtcatagaagtaataataatagcaCACTGGATGAAATCGGCAATGCAAATGTTCCTCTGCTACGACCTCAAGAGCTTAG GCTGGCTATCATGGCTTCAGAAAGGTTGTTGATTCTGCAGCCACATAATTGGGCGTTGAGGAGAGATCATGGCATGATGCTGTATTACAGTAG GGAGTATGGAAAGGCAGTACAGGAGCTTAGCATTTGCATGGCGTTTGCACCGGAAGAAGAGGCTGAGGTTTTGGAACCCTTTGTTGAGAAACTTCATCTGATGCGTCTTGAATCATCTTGGAAGTCTTTTGGACATGCAAGTCCAATGGCGGTTCCTTGA